From a single Notolabrus celidotus isolate fNotCel1 chromosome 7, fNotCel1.pri, whole genome shotgun sequence genomic region:
- the LOC117815265 gene encoding cell adhesion molecule 3-like yields MSSSKVIWVLSLMTFLYDLHVSGCDENCGDKPVFSPAHLIVKYGDPASASCTACQRECINNIVNLEHSVGDTETNGTLLSWTVDSLKEWELSLQCYYSNASDYQCCTKLPLTIYKPPDNVSFSFGNNTGPLMINTLYTLECTIENVAPIGNVEAVFYKDGNPFGQVMKTLLEDKKPTTQSFPLSRILFEYDNGSEYWCESVFKLKSEGQQPPPVVRSQRSTAIVHYKPKLQVIRDEDWVTINEEEKLQLNCTSVGNPSPSYNWTLPSGRLSPSRSSVFTIKSVAVEHEGKYTCVVSNDYGTVPVEFNVEVRVSYLVYIRVGLVIAVAILVIIVAFVYLRYYKNNQRGEYNLRDALRFRKRHTSVPTVE; encoded by the exons atGAAAACTGTGGTGATAAACCTGTGTTCAGTCCAGCCCACCTGATAGTGAAGTATGGTGACCCAGCGTCTGCGAGCTGCACTGCATGTCAGCGTGAATGCATCAACAACATTGTTAATTTGGAGCATTCTGTGGGAGATACTGAAACAAATGGAACTTTGCTTTCATGGACAGTTGATAGTTTGAAAGAATGGGAACTTTCTCTCCAGTGCTACTATAGTAATGCTTCAGATTACCAGTGCTGCACTAAACTGCCTCTAACTATCTACA AGCCCCCGGATAATGTGTCTTTCAGCTTTGGTAACAACACAGGGCCATTGATGATAAATACCTTGTACACTCTGGAGTGTACAATTGAAAATGTTGCTCCTATTGGAAATGTCGAAGCAGTCTTCTACAAAGACGGCAACCCCTTTGGTCAAGTAATGAAGACCCTCTTAGAAGACAAAAAACCAACGACTCAGTCCTTTCCTTTGTCCCGTATCCTTTTTGAGTATGATAACGGATCAGAGTACTGGTGTGAGTCAGTGTTTAAACTGAAATCTGAAGGACAACAGCCCCCTCCAGTGGTTAGATCACAAAGAAGTACTGCCATCGTGCACT ATAAACCTAAGCTTCAGGTGATAAGAGATGAAGACTGGGTCACCATcaatgaagaagaaaagttgCAACTGAACTGCACATCTGTGGGAAACCCCAGCCCCTCGTACAACTGGACGCTTCCATCAGGCAGACTTTCCCCTTCCAGGAGCAGCGTCTTTACTATCAAATCTGTAGCTGTTGAACATGAAGGGAAGTACACCTGTGTTGTCAGCAATGATTACGGGACTGTCCCTGTAGAGTTTAATGTGGAGGTCAGAG TCAGCTACCTTGTATACATCAGAGTTGGGCTGGTTATTGCTGTTGCTATTCTTGTCATCATTGTGGCTTTCGTATACTTACGTTACTACAAAAATAACCAAAGGGGAGAGTACAACCTGAGGGACGCTCTACGCTTTCGCAAACGACACACTTCAGTGCCTACTGTAGAGTGA